The Agromyces hippuratus genome has a window encoding:
- a CDS encoding DNA repair helicase XPB, translating into MSDGPLIVQSDRTVLLEVAHPLAEDARHDLAVFAELERAPEHMHTYRITRLGLWNARAAGHDADDMLSTLERYAKFPVPQTVAVDMRETVGRYGRLVVDRTDDGALRLHSDDIAVLTEVASAKRIAPLLTERLDERSFLVEAWARGALKQELVKLGWPAEDLAGYTPGTPHRIDLEESGWHLRGYQQQAIDNFFDGGSGVVVLPCGAGKTLVGAGAMATAKTTTLILVTNTVSARQWRDELLRRTTLTADEIGEYSGQVKEVKPVTIATYQILTAKRKGEYAHLALLDALDWGLVVYDEVHLLPAPVFKLTAELQARRRLGLTATLVREDGREGDVFSLIGPKRFDAPWKEIEAQGFISPAACYEVRIDLPQSERLTYAASADDERYRLAATAPAKLGVVKELVAKHAGERILVIGQYLDQIDELAAALGAPQLTGSTPVDERERLFQEFRDGRTPVLVVSKVANFSVDLPEATVAIQVSGSFGSRQEEAQRLGRLLRPKESGLSANFYTLVSRDTVDQDFAQNRQRFLAEQGYSYTILDAHSLEAA; encoded by the coding sequence ATGTCAGACGGCCCACTCATCGTGCAGAGCGACCGAACCGTCCTCCTCGAGGTCGCGCATCCGCTCGCCGAAGACGCGCGCCACGACCTCGCGGTGTTCGCCGAGCTCGAACGGGCCCCCGAGCACATGCACACCTACCGCATCACCCGGCTGGGTCTCTGGAACGCGCGAGCCGCCGGCCACGACGCCGACGACATGCTCTCGACGCTCGAGCGCTACGCGAAGTTCCCGGTGCCGCAGACCGTCGCCGTCGACATGCGCGAGACGGTCGGCCGCTACGGACGGCTCGTCGTCGACCGCACCGACGACGGGGCGCTGCGCCTGCACAGCGACGACATCGCCGTGCTCACCGAGGTCGCCTCGGCCAAGCGCATCGCACCGCTGCTCACCGAGCGCCTCGACGAGCGGAGCTTCCTCGTCGAAGCCTGGGCGCGCGGCGCCCTCAAGCAGGAGCTCGTCAAGCTCGGCTGGCCGGCTGAAGACCTCGCGGGATACACGCCGGGCACGCCGCACCGGATCGACCTCGAGGAGTCCGGCTGGCACCTGCGCGGCTACCAGCAGCAGGCGATCGACAACTTCTTCGACGGCGGCTCCGGCGTCGTCGTGCTGCCCTGCGGGGCCGGCAAGACCCTCGTCGGCGCCGGGGCGATGGCGACGGCCAAGACCACGACGCTGATCCTCGTGACCAACACGGTCTCGGCCCGCCAGTGGCGCGACGAACTGCTGCGCCGCACCACGCTCACCGCCGACGAGATCGGCGAGTACTCGGGGCAGGTCAAGGAGGTCAAGCCGGTCACGATCGCGACCTACCAGATCCTCACCGCGAAGCGGAAGGGCGAGTACGCCCATCTGGCCCTGCTCGACGCGCTCGACTGGGGCCTCGTGGTCTACGACGAGGTGCACCTGCTGCCGGCGCCCGTGTTCAAGCTCACCGCCGAGCTGCAGGCCCGTCGACGCCTCGGCCTCACCGCGACCCTCGTGCGCGAGGACGGCCGTGAGGGCGACGTCTTCAGCCTGATCGGCCCGAAGCGCTTCGACGCCCCGTGGAAGGAGATCGAGGCCCAGGGCTTCATCTCCCCCGCAGCCTGCTACGAAGTGCGCATCGACCTGCCGCAGTCCGAGCGGCTGACGTACGCGGCATCCGCCGACGACGAGCGCTACCGCCTCGCGGCGACCGCGCCGGCCAAGCTCGGGGTCGTCAAGGAGCTCGTGGCCAAGCACGCCGGCGAGCGCATCCTCGTGATCGGCCAGTACCTCGACCAGATCGACGAGCTCGCCGCGGCGCTCGGCGCCCCGCAGCTGACCGGCTCGACGCCCGTCGACGAGCGCGAGCGGCTGTTCCAGGAGTTCCGCGACGGCCGCACCCCCGTGCTCGTCGTCTCGAAGGTCGCGAACTTCTCGGTCGACCTGCCCGAGGCGACCGTGGCGATCCAGGTCTCGGGCTCGTTCGGTTCGCGCCAGGAGGAGGCGCAGCGACTCGGCCGGCTGCTGCGGCCGAAGGAGTCGGGACTCAGCGCGAACTTCTACACGCTCGTGTCGCGCGACACCGTCGACCAGGACTTCGCGCAGAATCGGCAGCGGTTCCTCGCCGAGCAGGGCTACAGCTACACGATCCTCGACGCGCATTCGCTCGAGGCCGCCTGA
- a CDS encoding helicase-associated domain-containing protein, with translation MLELAARLRGLSRDSLAAALHSREFEPSGVRDLFDLAEAVLAPDSIDHAVGRLDRRHLAVLAAAVELVADGDTTVERVRAELVGQAASAELSDATSELLDELSGLLLLVRIDDRVHVPAAVIARVAPRLGAELPTVAELATPAPPVPVSGADVDRTLIDRRAAETAYATVAATAEVLAALGTQPARELAKGGLALPDSKRLAEASGIALDALPRLFHRADEAGLVVRDGAFWLESERGAEWSLETTAGRWRRLAECWRARIPEALRELVARRSESLTASTLGEDVRWFYPAGGRWIDEGLERLIGEAEALGLAVSGEPAPTALLVLAGELDRASDRLAAHFPAQVEQVYLQHDLSIVSPGPLEPALDARLRGFADVEGRDLASTYRVSAASVNRGLAAGETAESILEFLGGLSLTGIPQPLSYLVAEAAARFGSLRVSLADPADAPARASVRSDDEQLVRTLAVDQSLVSIGLRQTGPHRLLSRFPPEVVFWALADARYPVAAEDAAGEIIRLSRHHLAAVPEPVSKPDPIEALLDVVLAEGEAGASEQAWLARQLEAAARSKETLTVTVRMPGGDTADYLLAPASVANGRLRARDRKADIERTLPLSAIAAVSPAPAGA, from the coding sequence ATGCTCGAGCTCGCCGCACGACTCCGCGGGCTGTCGCGAGACTCCCTCGCGGCAGCACTGCACTCGCGCGAGTTCGAGCCGTCCGGGGTGCGCGACCTCTTCGACCTCGCAGAGGCGGTGCTCGCACCGGACTCGATCGACCACGCGGTCGGCCGGCTCGATCGCCGTCACCTCGCCGTGCTCGCCGCGGCCGTCGAACTGGTCGCCGACGGCGACACCACGGTCGAACGGGTACGTGCCGAACTCGTGGGGCAGGCGGCATCCGCTGAACTGTCCGACGCCACGAGCGAGCTGCTCGACGAATTGAGCGGCCTGCTGCTGCTGGTGCGCATCGACGACCGCGTGCACGTGCCCGCCGCCGTCATCGCACGGGTGGCACCGCGCCTCGGCGCCGAGCTGCCCACCGTGGCCGAGCTCGCGACGCCGGCACCGCCGGTGCCCGTCTCCGGCGCCGACGTCGACCGCACGCTCATCGACCGCCGCGCCGCCGAGACGGCCTACGCGACCGTCGCGGCCACGGCCGAGGTACTCGCGGCGCTCGGAACGCAGCCGGCCCGCGAGCTCGCGAAGGGCGGCCTCGCGCTCCCCGACTCGAAGCGCCTCGCCGAGGCGAGCGGCATCGCCCTCGACGCCCTGCCCCGCCTCTTCCACCGGGCCGACGAAGCCGGTCTCGTCGTGCGCGACGGAGCGTTCTGGCTCGAGTCGGAGCGCGGCGCCGAGTGGTCGCTCGAGACGACCGCCGGCCGCTGGCGGCGCCTCGCCGAGTGCTGGCGCGCCCGCATCCCCGAGGCGCTCCGCGAACTCGTGGCACGCCGCAGCGAGTCGCTCACGGCGAGCACGCTCGGCGAAGACGTGCGCTGGTTCTACCCCGCCGGCGGACGCTGGATCGACGAAGGGCTCGAACGCCTCATCGGCGAGGCCGAAGCGCTCGGGCTCGCCGTCTCGGGCGAGCCCGCACCGACGGCGCTCCTCGTGCTCGCCGGGGAGCTCGACCGGGCCTCCGATCGACTGGCGGCGCACTTCCCCGCACAGGTCGAGCAGGTCTACCTGCAGCACGACCTCTCGATCGTCTCGCCCGGCCCGCTCGAGCCGGCGCTCGACGCCCGCCTGCGCGGCTTCGCCGACGTCGAGGGCCGCGACCTCGCGTCGACGTATCGCGTCAGCGCGGCATCCGTCAATCGCGGACTCGCCGCCGGCGAGACGGCCGAGTCGATCCTCGAGTTCCTCGGCGGGCTCTCGCTCACCGGCATCCCGCAGCCCCTGTCGTACCTCGTCGCCGAGGCGGCGGCGCGGTTCGGGTCGCTCAGGGTCTCGCTCGCAGACCCGGCGGATGCCCCGGCGCGGGCGAGCGTGCGCTCCGACGACGAGCAGCTCGTGCGCACCCTCGCCGTCGACCAGTCGCTCGTCTCGATCGGCCTGCGCCAGACGGGCCCGCACCGACTGCTCTCGCGGTTCCCGCCCGAAGTCGTGTTCTGGGCGCTCGCCGACGCGCGGTACCCGGTCGCCGCCGAAGACGCCGCGGGCGAGATCATCCGGCTGAGCCGCCACCACCTGGCGGCGGTTCCCGAGCCGGTGTCGAAGCCCGACCCGATCGAGGCGCTCCTCGACGTCGTGCTCGCCGAGGGGGAAGCCGGGGCGAGCGAGCAGGCATGGCTGGCGCGCCAGCTCGAGGCCGCCGCCCGCTCGAAGGAGACGCTCACGGTCACCGTGCGCATGCCCGGCGGCGACACCGCCGACTACCTGCTGGCGCCGGCGAGCGTCGCCAACGGGCGGCTCCGCGCGCGCGACCGCAAGGCCGACATCGAACGCACGCTGCCGTTGTCGGCGATCGCGGCGGTCTCGCCGGCGCCCGCCGGGGCCTGA
- a CDS encoding multidrug ABC transporter ATPase, with amino-acid sequence MSDSGPITDNRAERVLAYMFAAIVGLSIICFFAVMIGTISGVAVDEMSSGVWAVVTMLPWFGLPIAFVLLIVLLIVNGVRRGRAARSGSS; translated from the coding sequence GTGAGCGATTCCGGCCCCATCACCGACAATCGCGCCGAGCGCGTCCTGGCGTACATGTTCGCCGCCATCGTCGGCCTGTCCATCATCTGCTTCTTCGCCGTGATGATCGGCACGATCTCCGGCGTCGCCGTCGACGAGATGAGCTCCGGCGTCTGGGCGGTCGTCACGATGCTGCCCTGGTTCGGACTGCCGATCGCCTTCGTGCTCCTCATCGTCCTGCTCATCGTCAACGGCGTCCGGCGGGGCCGAGCCGCGCGATCCGGATCGAGCTGA
- a CDS encoding cold-shock protein: MPTGKVKFYDEEKGFGFISSDDGQEVFLHASALPAGATVKAGSRLEFGVAEGKRGAQALSVRVLDTPVSLTKINRKPADDMAIIVEDVVKVLDGIGADLRRGRYPEKSKARTVAAVLRKVADDLDA, from the coding sequence ATGCCCACCGGCAAGGTCAAGTTCTACGACGAGGAAAAGGGATTCGGCTTCATCAGCTCCGATGACGGCCAGGAGGTCTTCCTCCACGCATCCGCACTTCCCGCCGGCGCGACCGTGAAGGCGGGCAGTCGACTCGAGTTCGGCGTCGCCGAGGGCAAGCGCGGCGCCCAGGCGCTGTCGGTGCGCGTGCTCGACACCCCGGTGAGCCTCACCAAGATCAACCGCAAGCCCGCCGACGACATGGCGATCATCGTCGAAGACGTCGTGAAGGTGCTCGACGGCATCGGCGCCGACCTCCGTCGCGGCCGCTACCCCGAGAAGTCGAAGGCCCGCACCGTCGCGGCGGTGCTGCGCAAGGTGGCAGACGATCTCGATGCCTGA
- a CDS encoding DUF3027 domain-containing protein, with protein MPEATEPEQAVAESAESAESAESAESAESAAVVVADEVLLSAVDLARRALLEVTAPETVGSVVGHLVEGEHVLTLLFASDLRGYPGWHWSVTLSRFDDNAEPTVLETELMPGETALLAPDWVPWSERLADYRAAQEAIAAEGGEADDEHDDEHDDDEHDELDDDVDDDEFDGIDIDALGAVEDADPADDDDADDDESDEDDGSDESDDDDESDEDDGSDESDDDDESDEDADSEAGADSGDQSAERSDD; from the coding sequence ATGCCTGAGGCGACGGAACCCGAGCAGGCTGTGGCCGAGAGCGCCGAGAGCGCCGAGAGCGCCGAGAGCGCCGAGAGCGCCGAGAGCGCTGCGGTCGTCGTGGCCGACGAGGTGCTCCTGTCGGCGGTGGATCTCGCCCGACGCGCACTGCTCGAGGTCACCGCTCCCGAGACGGTCGGATCGGTCGTCGGGCACCTCGTCGAGGGGGAGCACGTGCTGACCCTCCTCTTCGCCTCGGACCTCCGCGGGTACCCGGGCTGGCACTGGAGCGTCACGCTGTCGCGGTTCGACGACAACGCGGAGCCGACGGTGCTCGAGACCGAGCTCATGCCCGGCGAGACGGCACTGCTCGCACCCGACTGGGTGCCGTGGTCGGAGCGGCTGGCCGACTACCGGGCGGCTCAGGAGGCGATCGCAGCCGAGGGCGGCGAAGCCGACGACGAGCACGACGATGAGCACGACGACGATGAGCACGACGAACTCGACGACGACGTCGACGACGACGAGTTCGACGGCATCGACATCGATGCGCTCGGTGCGGTCGAGGACGCGGACCCCGCCGACGACGACGATGCAGACGACGACGAGTCCGACGAGGACGACGGGTCGGACGAATCAGACGATGACGACGAGTCCGACGAGGACGACGGGTCGGACGAGTCAGACGATGACGACGAGTCCGACGAGGACGCGGACTCCGAAGCGGGCGCGGACTCGGGCGATCAGTCGGCCGAGCGCTCCGACGACTGA
- a CDS encoding DUF2530 domain-containing protein gives MRLWLSDEERRPDPAPARADGRKAVVAGTLGWVVALVVCLVFRVPLESAGLGWFIGAAITGIAIGLIGLAVVQVIRRRADQSSERSAD, from the coding sequence ATGCGACTCTGGCTCAGCGACGAGGAACGGCGCCCCGACCCGGCACCCGCGCGCGCCGACGGCCGCAAGGCTGTGGTCGCGGGCACGCTCGGCTGGGTCGTCGCGCTCGTGGTCTGCCTCGTGTTCCGGGTTCCGCTCGAGTCGGCGGGCCTCGGATGGTTCATCGGCGCCGCGATCACCGGCATCGCCATCGGCCTCATCGGCCTCGCGGTCGTGCAGGTGATCCGGCGACGGGCCGATCAGTCGTCGGAGCGCTCGGCCGACTGA
- the serC gene encoding phosphoserine transaminase, with amino-acid sequence MPSIVIPSDLLPADGRFGCGPSKVRAEQLAHLAAVGPSILGTSHRQAPVKQLVGRVRTGLSDLFDLPDGYEVVLGNGGSTAFWDAAAFGLIEERAQLASFGEFGAKFAAAAAAPWLQAPDVRKADAGSRAEPAALAGVDVYAWPQNETSTGVMAPVTRVAGDDGALTVIDATSAAGGIMVDPRQFDVYYFAPQKNFASDGGIWFALLSPAAIERVERVAASGRYIPEFLSLKNAVDNSRLNQTLNTPALTTLLLLENQLEWMNASGGLAWADARTRESSSVLYDWAERTSIATPFVADPAHRSQVVVTIDFDESTDAAALASVLRENGIVDTEPYRKLGRNQLRVATFTAIEPDDVRALTASIDYVLSQFG; translated from the coding sequence ATGCCGAGCATCGTGATTCCCAGTGACCTGCTGCCCGCCGACGGACGCTTCGGATGCGGGCCGTCCAAGGTGCGTGCCGAGCAACTCGCGCACCTCGCAGCGGTCGGACCGTCGATCCTCGGCACGTCGCACCGGCAGGCACCCGTCAAGCAGCTCGTCGGCCGCGTGCGCACCGGCCTCTCGGACCTCTTCGACCTTCCCGACGGCTACGAGGTCGTGCTCGGCAACGGCGGTTCGACCGCGTTCTGGGATGCCGCGGCCTTCGGCCTGATCGAGGAACGCGCGCAGCTCGCCTCCTTCGGCGAGTTCGGCGCGAAGTTCGCCGCCGCCGCGGCCGCCCCGTGGCTCCAGGCTCCCGATGTGCGCAAGGCCGACGCGGGATCCCGGGCCGAGCCCGCCGCGCTCGCGGGCGTCGACGTCTACGCCTGGCCGCAGAACGAGACCTCGACGGGCGTGATGGCCCCCGTCACCCGCGTCGCAGGCGACGACGGCGCGCTCACGGTCATCGATGCCACGAGTGCGGCCGGCGGCATCATGGTCGATCCGCGGCAGTTCGACGTCTACTACTTCGCTCCGCAGAAGAACTTCGCCTCCGACGGCGGCATCTGGTTCGCGCTGCTCTCCCCCGCCGCGATCGAGCGCGTCGAGCGCGTCGCAGCAAGCGGCCGGTACATCCCCGAGTTCCTGTCGCTGAAGAACGCGGTCGACAACTCGCGCCTGAACCAGACGCTGAACACGCCCGCCCTCACGACCCTCCTGCTGCTCGAGAACCAGCTCGAGTGGATGAACGCCTCGGGCGGCCTCGCCTGGGCCGACGCCCGCACCCGCGAGTCGTCGTCCGTGCTGTACGACTGGGCCGAGCGCACCTCGATCGCGACCCCGTTCGTCGCCGATCCCGCGCACCGCTCGCAGGTGGTCGTCACGATCGACTTCGACGAGTCGACGGATGCCGCGGCGCTCGCCTCGGTGCTCCGCGAGAACGGCATCGTCGACACCGAGCCGTACCGCAAGCTCGGCCGCAACCAGCTGCGCGTCGCGACCTTCACCGCGATCGAGCCCGACGACGTGCGCGCACTCACGGCCTCGATCGACTACGTGCTCTCGCAGTTCGGCTGA
- a CDS encoding metal-dependent transcriptional regulator: MTDLIDTTEMYLRTILDLEEENIVPLRARISERLGHSGPTVSQTVARMERDGLVVVSGDRHLELTSEGRSKAVHVMRKHRLAERLLSDVIGLEWEFVHDEACRWEHVMSEQVERRLIEILGGPRESPYGNPIPGLEELGLPPADAFMDGVVNVVEAVEASDEPVRGVLRRLGEPVQFDPELLAQMRQAGVMPGAVATFSRAGGYVLVVVDGVEGGLELPTEVAGHLFIAK; encoded by the coding sequence GTGACCGACCTGATCGACACGACGGAGATGTATCTCCGCACGATCCTCGATCTCGAGGAGGAGAACATCGTGCCGCTGCGCGCGCGCATCTCCGAACGCCTCGGGCATTCCGGCCCCACCGTCTCGCAGACGGTCGCCCGCATGGAGCGCGACGGCCTCGTCGTGGTCTCCGGCGACCGGCACCTCGAGCTCACCTCCGAGGGGCGCTCGAAGGCCGTGCACGTCATGCGCAAGCACCGACTCGCCGAACGGCTGCTCTCCGACGTCATCGGGCTCGAGTGGGAGTTCGTGCACGACGAGGCATGCCGCTGGGAGCACGTGATGAGCGAGCAGGTCGAGCGTCGCCTCATCGAGATCCTCGGCGGTCCGCGCGAATCGCCCTACGGCAACCCGATCCCCGGGCTCGAAGAGCTCGGGCTCCCGCCCGCCGATGCGTTCATGGACGGCGTCGTCAACGTCGTGGAGGCCGTCGAGGCGAGCGACGAGCCCGTGCGCGGCGTCCTGCGTCGCCTGGGCGAGCCCGTGCAGTTCGATCCCGAGCTGCTCGCCCAGATGCGGCAGGCCGGGGTCATGCCCGGAGCCGTGGCGACGTTCAGCCGCGCGGGCGGCTACGTGCTCGTCGTCGTCGACGGCGTCGAGGGCGGCCTCGAGCTGCCCACCGAAGTGGCCGGGCACCTCTTCATCGCCAAATAG
- a CDS encoding C40 family peptidase, producing MARFSRRRLTRNPARGAATKAIIAAKAPVSPTSPQPDAAARVATKLPSTRRLRRGPVANVLVMAVSAGIVGTLAIPAYAFAPGSAGPQFGETDVTKLTKAQAQSVEVTDDVIAAPVTKDSYDAVTGAEIAAAAEAEAAAEAARVAAEEAMTSYAASYSGPSVGDFLANPPYPNFDLASVYDVATSYIGVPYVYGGATPAGFDCSGFVMYVYAQFGVSMPHSSAGQGDMGTRISEADAQPGDLVIMPGHDGFYAGNGMILHAPYEGASVRVQPIWTSDYYIVRIGI from the coding sequence TTGGCTCGATTCTCACGGCGGCGGCTCACTAGGAACCCCGCCCGCGGGGCTGCGACGAAGGCGATCATCGCCGCGAAAGCACCCGTTTCCCCCACTTCCCCCCAACCGGATGCCGCAGCACGCGTCGCGACGAAGTTGCCGTCGACGCGACGACTGCGCCGTGGCCCGGTCGCGAACGTGCTCGTCATGGCGGTCTCGGCCGGCATCGTCGGCACCCTCGCGATCCCCGCGTACGCATTCGCGCCGGGCTCGGCCGGCCCGCAGTTCGGCGAGACCGACGTGACGAAGCTCACCAAGGCTCAGGCGCAGTCGGTCGAGGTGACCGACGACGTGATCGCCGCCCCGGTGACCAAGGACAGCTACGACGCCGTCACCGGCGCCGAGATCGCAGCGGCGGCCGAGGCCGAGGCTGCGGCCGAGGCGGCGCGGGTCGCGGCCGAAGAGGCGATGACCTCGTACGCGGCGTCGTACTCGGGCCCGTCGGTCGGCGACTTCCTCGCCAACCCGCCGTACCCGAACTTCGACCTCGCGAGCGTCTACGACGTCGCGACGTCGTACATCGGCGTCCCCTACGTGTACGGCGGCGCAACGCCCGCCGGCTTCGACTGCTCGGGCTTCGTGATGTACGTCTACGCGCAGTTCGGCGTCAGCATGCCCCATTCCTCGGCAGGCCAGGGCGACATGGGCACCCGGATCTCCGAGGCGGATGCACAGCCGGGCGACCTCGTCATCATGCCCGGACACGATGGGTTCTACGCCGGCAACGGCATGATCCTGCACGCTCCCTACGAGGGCGCATCCGTTCGCGTGCAGCCCATCTGGACGAGCGACTACTACATCGTGCGCATCGGCATCTGA
- a CDS encoding HNH endonuclease: protein MRTLVLNAGYEPLAIVSFKRALLLVMNHKATVIQHEVGNPVCAASGSWQRPSVILLTRYVRAPRANQAPVSRRGVLRRDDHACAYCGRPAATIDHVLPRSRGGRDTWENLVACCLRCNNTKSDRTPAEMGWELRFTPGRPNGRNWVARGFERPLPQWDEYLATAA, encoded by the coding sequence ATGCGCACACTCGTGCTCAACGCGGGCTATGAGCCCCTCGCCATCGTCTCCTTCAAGCGGGCGCTGCTCCTCGTCATGAACCACAAGGCGACCGTCATCCAGCACGAGGTCGGCAACCCGGTCTGCGCGGCGAGCGGATCATGGCAGCGGCCGAGCGTCATCCTCCTCACCCGGTACGTCCGTGCTCCACGAGCGAACCAGGCGCCGGTGAGCCGTCGCGGGGTGCTCCGCCGCGACGACCACGCGTGCGCCTACTGCGGCCGGCCCGCAGCCACGATCGACCACGTGCTTCCCCGTTCGCGAGGCGGGCGGGACACCTGGGAGAACCTGGTCGCCTGCTGCCTTCGCTGCAACAACACGAAGAGCGATCGCACACCCGCCGAGATGGGCTGGGAGCTGCGGTTCACGCCGGGTCGTCCGAACGGTCGCAACTGGGTCGCGCGCGGATTCGAGCGACCGCTGCCGCAGTGGGACGAGTACCTTGCGACGGCGGCCTGA
- a CDS encoding CHAP domain-containing protein — MNADETNDASKRPRSARRSADRGRAPRSTSSARRRSKRAEGAADAAASVAAPPVTGARPDVAATVAKAQRPTTRRNGPARVFATMLVVPAIVGTVALPAYAFMPGGESFEASGTFSLSKAEAQDVEVSSLASGAPLSTEGYTVETKAEIEAARLDQEEKDAAAWAANLASRGSGSYAIYTVKAEGDDYPWWDQTPDDYGGGLSPLRYYYRECVDFVAWRMNRDAGVTSAPWKWDWSNLASGSAYAWADEWASRGWPTSSEPVIGAVAWFPYNHVAYVQSINDDGSVNIEEYNQNSDHSYHRRTIPAGEALYLYPPG, encoded by the coding sequence TTGAACGCCGACGAGACGAACGACGCATCGAAGCGCCCGCGCTCCGCACGTCGCTCGGCCGACCGAGGCCGCGCACCGCGAAGCACCTCGTCAGCTCGGCGACGCTCCAAACGGGCCGAGGGCGCAGCGGATGCCGCGGCATCCGTCGCCGCACCGCCCGTGACCGGTGCCCGCCCCGACGTCGCCGCGACCGTGGCCAAGGCCCAGCGACCGACCACGCGTCGCAACGGCCCGGCTCGGGTCTTCGCGACGATGCTCGTCGTGCCGGCGATCGTCGGCACCGTGGCGCTGCCGGCATACGCGTTCATGCCCGGCGGCGAGTCGTTCGAGGCATCCGGCACCTTCAGCCTCTCGAAGGCGGAGGCGCAAGACGTCGAGGTCTCCTCGCTCGCGAGCGGCGCGCCGCTGTCGACCGAGGGCTACACCGTCGAGACGAAGGCCGAGATCGAGGCCGCGCGTCTCGACCAGGAGGAGAAGGACGCCGCGGCATGGGCCGCGAACCTCGCCTCCCGCGGTTCGGGCAGCTACGCCATCTACACGGTCAAGGCCGAGGGCGACGACTACCCCTGGTGGGACCAGACGCCGGACGACTACGGCGGAGGGTTGTCGCCGCTGCGGTACTACTACCGCGAATGCGTCGACTTCGTGGCCTGGCGCATGAACCGCGACGCCGGCGTCACGAGCGCCCCGTGGAAGTGGGACTGGTCGAACCTCGCCTCGGGCAGCGCGTACGCGTGGGCCGACGAATGGGCGAGCCGAGGCTGGCCGACCTCGAGCGAGCCGGTCATCGGAGCGGTCGCCTGGTTCCCCTACAACCACGTGGCGTACGTGCAGTCGATCAACGACGACGGCAGCGTGAACATCGAGGAGTACAACCAGAACTCCGACCACTCCTACCACCGGCGCACCATTCCGGCGGGCGAGGCGCTCTACCTCTACCCGCCCGGCTAG
- a CDS encoding lactonase family protein: MDESTGTRFWVGASTLGAIGTAARGIRSLDIAVDGGATLGEPVDVGPNPMFLAVSRAAGVLGIVHELAEGRVSTWTFEGDGLSSFGLSGATGAADPCHLAFDEAGGLLFAANYSGARVSVHHAAPDAPADVALSADFDGSGPNRERQEASHPHQAVVDSARNQLLVPDLGSDRVRVLGLDTLPEALGHDEERDIVVHAGAGPRHLVIAGDLAITANELDRTASVIDLAAGREVAWCSIGDDVEPLGLGCSAIRLTRGGIVLIGDRDADALRALRFDAEARTLELVATVVTGGRHPRDLELTHDERFALVADQGSDSIAVVALDGVGVPTGVVGVVETPAPACLARM, translated from the coding sequence ATGGACGAGTCGACGGGCACGAGGTTCTGGGTGGGCGCGTCGACGCTCGGTGCGATCGGCACGGCGGCGCGCGGCATCCGCTCGCTCGACATCGCGGTCGACGGCGGCGCGACGCTCGGCGAACCCGTCGATGTGGGCCCGAACCCCATGTTCCTCGCGGTCTCCCGCGCCGCCGGCGTGCTCGGCATCGTGCACGAGCTCGCCGAGGGCCGCGTCTCGACGTGGACCTTCGAGGGCGACGGCCTCTCCAGCTTCGGCCTGTCCGGCGCGACGGGGGCCGCCGATCCCTGCCACCTCGCCTTCGACGAGGCCGGCGGCCTGTTGTTCGCGGCGAACTACTCGGGTGCTCGGGTGTCGGTGCATCACGCGGCGCCGGACGCCCCGGCCGACGTCGCCCTGAGCGCGGACTTCGACGGCTCGGGCCCGAACCGGGAGCGCCAGGAGGCGTCGCACCCCCACCAGGCAGTCGTCGACTCCGCTCGCAACCAGCTGCTCGTGCCCGACCTCGGCTCCGACCGGGTGCGCGTGCTCGGGCTCGACACGCTCCCCGAGGCGCTCGGGCACGACGAGGAGCGCGACATCGTCGTGCACGCCGGCGCCGGCCCCAGGCACCTCGTCATCGCCGGCGACCTGGCCATCACCGCGAACGAACTCGATCGCACGGCGAGCGTCATCGACCTCGCAGCTGGCCGCGAGGTGGCGTGGTGCTCGATCGGCGACGACGTCGAGCCGCTCGGACTCGGCTGCTCGGCGATCCGTCTGACGCGCGGCGGCATCGTGCTCATCGGCGACCGCGACGCCGACGCGTTGCGTGCGCTTCGCTTCGATGCCGAGGCCCGAACGCTCGAACTCGTGGCGACGGTCGTGACGGGCGGGCGGCATCCCCGCGACCTGGAGCTGACGCACGACGAGCGGTTCGCGCTCGTCGCCGATCAGGGCTCGGACTCCATCGCCGTGGTCGCGCTCGACGGAGTCGGCGTGCCGACCGGCGTCGTCGGAGTCGTGGAGACGCCTGCGCCGGCGTGCCTGGCGCGGATGTAG